ACTTTGGATACTCTTTTTAAGTTTTGCAAAGACTTTGTATTTTCATAATGAGGCTTTGTATTTTTACCGCCTTGATAATGCCAATTCTTCAAGCCTCAATAAAGAAAAAATTTATTGTGTGTGTGATGAGTTTGATTTTGCACAAAGCTTTTTAAAACAATATCCAGGGCAAAAAATACGCTTGCAAGAAGCTTTAACTTATGTGCAGTTTAAGGTATATTGGTGGAATTTCAAACGTCTGGCAAATCGATTTAAAAAAGAATTTGCTCTATATTTTGCTAAGGAATTTCAAAAAAAATATGCTGACAAGCGCATAAATGAGGCTTTTTTTAATCAAGCAGAGCTTCAAATTCTAAAAGCACTTATGAATGATCCTGAGCATTTTGTGAAAACTTGGCTAAGTTTTAATTTTATTTTAAGAAAAAGACTTGCAAGGTATAAGAGAAAAATTATAACTTTTGTCAAAATAAAGAAATAAAAATATTACTATTAGTAATAATTTTTACCTAGAATTATATTCATTATATCTTGCGAGTAAGAATATATTACAAGTCTCTTAAAATAGGATATAGATACAAGTATATTCCTCATAGTTATAAAAATAATAACTTAAGTAGCAAAATAGTATTGCTATTAAGAATATTTTTTATGCAAAATAAAGCAAAAATTTGCTAAAATCATTCCTTTTTGAATTAAGGAAAAACAAAACAAGGATAAGCAATGAAAACCATACTCATCACAGGTGGAACAGGGTTTTTGGGTTCAAATTTATGCACTCGTTTATTTGACGAGGGTAATCATATCATTTGTGTGGATAATAATTACACAGGCAAGATGAGCAATGTCAAGTCCTTGCTTGATAAGCCTCGTTTTGAATTTATAGAGCATGATATCTGCCAGCCTCTTAACATAGATAAAAAAATCGATCAAATTTATAATTTTGCTTGTCCAGCTTCTCCTCCAGCCTATCAAGGAAAACACGCCATTAAAACCACTATGACTAGCGTTTATGGGGCGATAAATATGCTTGAGCTTGCCAAAAAGCATAAGGCTACTATCTTACAGGCTTCAACTTCTGAGGTGTATGGCGATCCTTTAATGCATCCTCAAAAAGAAGACTATAGAGGTAATGTCAATCCCATAGGCATTAGAGCCTGCTATGATGAGGGCAAACGTTGTGCTGAGAGCTTGTTTTTTGACTATCACAGACACGAGGGCGTGGATATTAAAGTCATACGCATTTTTAACACTTATGGGCTAAATATGGACGCAAATGATGGACGCGTGGTAAGCAACTTCATCTGTCAGGCTCTAAGTGGTAAGGATATTACTATATATGGTGATGGCTCGCAGACTCGTTCTTTTTGTTATGTTGATGATTTAATCGATATTATCATTAAAGTAATGAACTCAGACAAAAACTTCACAGGACCTATCAATACAGGCAATCCGGGCGAATTTACCATCAAAGAACTTGCTCAAAAAATCATACAAAAAACAGGCTCTAAATCAAAAATCATCTACAAAG
The sequence above is a segment of the Campylobacter sp. MIT 12-8780 genome. Coding sequences within it:
- a CDS encoding UDP-glucuronic acid decarboxylase family protein is translated as MKTILITGGTGFLGSNLCTRLFDEGNHIICVDNNYTGKMSNVKSLLDKPRFEFIEHDICQPLNIDKKIDQIYNFACPASPPAYQGKHAIKTTMTSVYGAINMLELAKKHKATILQASTSEVYGDPLMHPQKEDYRGNVNPIGIRACYDEGKRCAESLFFDYHRHEGVDIKVIRIFNTYGLNMDANDGRVVSNFICQALSGKDITIYGDGSQTRSFCYVDDLIDIIIKVMNSDKNFTGPINTGNPGEFTIKELAQKIIQKTGSKSKIIYKDLPADDPTQRRPDISLAKEKFNWEPKIELDEGLDKTIAFFKENIHEFRG